The genomic region ACTCCCGAGGTTGCGGCGATCGCCGCACTCGTCCCCGCGTCGATCCGCGAGAAAGGCACCATCGTCATCACCGGATTCGCCGGCAGCACGCCGCCGTTGCGGTTCTATGCCGACGACGACGCCACGGTGATCGGTTCCGAGGTGGATCTCGCTTACCTGTTCGCGGACGTGCTCGGCCTCGAGGTGGAGCTCAAGTCGGCCGATTGGGCCCAGAACTTCGTGGCCATCGACGCCGGCAACGCCGACGCGTTCATCGGCAACGTGACCGTGACGCAGGAGCGCAAGGAGAAGTACGACTTCGCCACCTATCGCAACGACAACCTGGCTGTCGAGGTGAAGGCCGGATCCGGCCTGAAGGTCACCGGCGCCAAGGATCTCGCCGGTAAGTCGGTGGGTGTGGGCTCGGGCACGAACCAGGAGAAGATCCTGGTCGACTGGAGCGCAGAGAACACAGCTGCGGGGCTCGAGCCGATCGCGATCAAGTACTACCAGAACGCCTCCGACTACTACCTGGCCATCGCCTCCGGTCGGCTGGACGCCTACTTCGGTCCCAACCCGAGCGCAGCGTTCCACGTCGCCTCGACCGGTGAGACCGAGATCGCCGGGACCTTCTCCGGCGCCGGCGCGGGCCTGCAGGGCGAGATCGCCGTGCTCACCAAGGAGGGCAACGGTCTGGCCGCGGCCTTTGCTGCTGCCATCAATGAGACGATCAAGAACGGT from Nakamurella sp. A5-74 harbors:
- a CDS encoding ABC transporter substrate-binding protein; its protein translation is MFRLTRHRKSFAAALALTAFTLGACGTSTAVEPAAQPEPAAAGSSAPVSSIGTSAAGSSSAGASTGAEGAAPSINLGPDQNRITTPEVAAIAALVPASIREKGTIVITGFAGSTPPLRFYADDDATVIGSEVDLAYLFADVLGLEVELKSADWAQNFVAIDAGNADAFIGNVTVTQERKEKYDFATYRNDNLAVEVKAGSGLKVTGAKDLAGKSVGVGSGTNQEKILVDWSAENTAAGLEPIAIKYYQNASDYYLAIASGRLDAYFGPNPSAAFHVASTGETEIAGTFSGAGAGLQGEIAVLTKEGNGLAAAFAAAINETIKNGSYGEVLARWNLTNESVAKSEINPPGLPKTES